One part of the Leclercia sp. LSNIH1 genome encodes these proteins:
- the ihfA gene encoding integration host factor subunit alpha, which translates to MALTKAEMSEYLFDKLGLSKRDAKELVELFFEEIRRALENGEQVKLSGFGNFDLRDKNQRPGRNPKTGEDIPITARRVVTFRPGQKLKSRVENASPKAE; encoded by the coding sequence ATGGCGCTTACAAAAGCTGAAATGTCCGAATATCTGTTTGATAAGCTTGGGCTTAGCAAACGGGATGCCAAAGAGCTGGTTGAGCTGTTTTTCGAAGAGATCCGTCGCGCTCTGGAAAACGGTGAGCAGGTGAAACTCTCCGGCTTTGGTAACTTTGATTTGCGCGACAAGAATCAACGTCCGGGTCGTAACCCGAAGACGGGTGAGGATATTCCCATTACGGCTCGCCGCGTGGTGACCTTCAGACCCGGCCAGAAGTTAAAAAGCCGTGTCGAAAACGCTTCACCCAAAGCAGAGTGA
- the btuC gene encoding vitamin B12 ABC transporter permease BtuC, whose translation MSEFARLQYRSDLRKVLLLLLALITALGLSLCAGEQWIGPQSWFTPQGELFIWQIRLPRTLAVVLVGAALALSGTIMQALFDNPLAEPGLLGVSNGAGVGLIAAVMLGGGALSGGELSLCAIAGALIITLILLRFARRHLSVSRLLLAGVALGIICSALMTWAVYFSTSFDLRQLMYWMMGGFGGVNWEQGWLMLLLVPAIVWGCFQAAPLNILVLGEVSARQLGLPLTFWRNILVIAIGWMVGVSVALSGAIGFIGLVIPHMLRLCGITDHRLLLPAAAVTGGATLLIADIIARLALTAAELPIGVVTATLGAPVFIWLLLKAGR comes from the coding sequence ATGTCTGAATTTGCCCGTCTGCAATACCGTTCCGATCTGCGTAAAGTGCTCTTACTGCTGCTGGCGCTGATCACCGCGCTAGGGCTGAGCCTCTGTGCGGGCGAGCAATGGATCGGGCCGCAGTCGTGGTTTACGCCGCAGGGGGAGCTCTTTATCTGGCAAATCCGCCTGCCGCGCACGCTGGCCGTGGTGCTGGTGGGCGCTGCGCTGGCGCTAAGCGGGACAATTATGCAGGCGCTGTTTGATAACCCGCTGGCGGAGCCTGGCCTGTTGGGCGTTTCGAACGGGGCGGGTGTCGGGTTGATTGCCGCTGTGATGCTGGGTGGGGGAGCCCTGTCAGGAGGGGAACTGAGCCTCTGCGCTATTGCCGGGGCACTCATCATTACCCTTATTCTGTTGCGCTTTGCCCGTCGTCATCTCTCAGTGAGCCGTCTGTTGCTTGCCGGGGTGGCGCTGGGCATCATCTGTAGCGCCCTGATGACCTGGGCGGTCTATTTTTCTACCTCATTTGATTTGCGCCAGCTGATGTACTGGATGATGGGCGGCTTCGGTGGCGTGAATTGGGAACAGGGCTGGCTAATGTTGCTGCTGGTGCCTGCCATCGTCTGGGGCTGCTTTCAGGCCGCGCCGCTGAACATCCTGGTGCTGGGCGAAGTTTCTGCTCGCCAACTGGGACTGCCGCTAACCTTCTGGCGCAACATCCTGGTGATCGCCATCGGCTGGATGGTGGGGGTGAGTGTGGCGCTGTCTGGGGCCATCGGCTTTATCGGCCTCGTTATCCCCCATATGCTGCGTCTGTGCGGGATTACCGACCATCGCTTGCTGCTGCCTGCTGCGGCCGTGACAGGCGGCGCTACGCTGCTTATTGCCGACATCATTGCGCGTCTGGCTCTGACCGCGGCAGAGTTGCCGATTGGTGTTGTCACCGCTACGCTGGGAGCACCGGTATTTATCTGGCTATTATTAAAAGCGGGCCGCTAA